A section of the Caballeronia sp. M1242 genome encodes:
- the pncB gene encoding nicotinate phosphoribosyltransferase has protein sequence MIINSLLDTDLYKFTMMQVVLHHFPAAHVEYRFRCRTPNVDLVPYIDEIRDEVRQLCNLRFREEELDYLRRMRFMKSDFIDFLALFHLNEKSIQISPSPKNNGEIDILIEGPWLHTILFEIPVLAIVNEVYFRNTQRQPEYETGRERLRDKIKLLATPPEYSDCKIADYGTRRRFSKQWHEEVVLTLKERLGAQFAGTSNVFYAMKHGLRPLGTMAHEYLQACQALGPRLRDSQIFGFEMWAKEYRGDLGIALSDVYGMKAFLRDFDMYFCKLFDGARHDSGDPFDWGERLIRHYEENRCDPRTKVLVFSDALDIPKVLQLYERFRGRCQLAFGVGTNLTNDLGYQPLQIVIKMVRCNGQPVAKLSDSPGKNMCDDKAYLAYLRQVFGIEQPVEES, from the coding sequence ATGATCATCAATTCGCTGCTCGATACCGACCTCTACAAATTCACGATGATGCAGGTCGTGCTGCATCACTTCCCGGCTGCGCACGTGGAGTATCGCTTCCGCTGCCGCACGCCGAATGTCGATCTCGTGCCGTACATCGACGAGATTCGCGACGAAGTGCGCCAGCTCTGCAACCTGCGCTTCCGTGAAGAAGAGCTCGACTATCTGCGGCGCATGCGCTTCATGAAGAGCGATTTCATCGACTTTCTCGCGCTCTTTCATCTCAACGAGAAGTCGATTCAGATTTCGCCGTCGCCGAAGAACAACGGCGAGATCGACATTCTGATTGAAGGGCCGTGGCTGCATACGATTCTCTTCGAGATTCCGGTGCTCGCGATCGTCAACGAGGTCTACTTCCGCAACACGCAGCGTCAGCCGGAGTACGAGACCGGGCGCGAGCGCCTGCGCGACAAGATCAAGCTGCTCGCCACGCCGCCCGAGTACTCGGATTGCAAGATCGCCGATTACGGCACGCGCCGCCGTTTCTCGAAGCAGTGGCATGAGGAAGTGGTGCTGACGCTCAAGGAGCGGCTCGGCGCGCAGTTCGCGGGCACGAGCAACGTGTTCTACGCGATGAAGCACGGCCTGCGGCCGCTCGGCACGATGGCCCACGAGTATTTGCAGGCGTGTCAGGCGCTGGGACCGCGCCTGCGCGATTCGCAGATTTTCGGCTTCGAGATGTGGGCGAAGGAATATCGCGGCGACCTCGGTATCGCGCTGTCGGATGTGTACGGCATGAAGGCGTTCCTGCGCGACTTCGACATGTACTTCTGCAAGCTCTTCGACGGCGCGCGCCACGATTCGGGCGATCCGTTCGACTGGGGCGAGCGCCTCATCCGGCATTACGAAGAAAATCGCTGCGATCCGCGCACGAAGGTGCTCGTTTTTTCGGATGCGCTCGACATTCCCAAGGTGCTGCAACTCTACGAACGTTTCCGTGGGCGCTGTCAGCTTGCGTTCGGCGTCGGCACGAATCTCACGAACGATCTCGGCTATCAGCCGCTGCAGATCGTCATCAAGATGGTCCGCTGCAACGGCCAGCCGGTGGCGAAGCTCTCCGATTCGCCCGGCAAGAACATGTGCGACGACAAAGCGTATCTCGCTTACTTGCGTCAGGTGTTCGGCATCGAGCAACCGGTCGAAGAAAGCTGA
- a CDS encoding (Fe-S)-binding protein, translated as MKVALFVPCFIDAFYPQIGIATLELLERLGLDVDYPQDQTCCGQPMANSGAHADAAGAERVFARNFADYDYVVGPSASCTHHVREHFTAIEQTSAVQKVRKSTYELVEFLHDVLQVRDFPWAEFPHRVGLHNSCSAVRHLRETSNSEVAGTPYSKPRALLERVKGIEFVSPARPDECCGFGGTFSVTEEAVSVRMGQDKVRDHIGAGAEYIVSGDMSCLMHQQGCAERMKLDAKFIHIAQVLNGARA; from the coding sequence ATGAAAGTTGCCCTTTTCGTCCCCTGTTTCATCGACGCGTTTTATCCGCAGATCGGCATCGCCACGCTGGAATTGCTGGAGCGGCTCGGCCTCGATGTCGACTATCCGCAGGATCAGACATGCTGCGGCCAGCCGATGGCCAATAGCGGCGCGCACGCGGACGCGGCCGGCGCGGAGCGCGTGTTTGCCCGCAACTTCGCGGACTACGACTATGTGGTCGGCCCGTCGGCGAGTTGCACGCATCACGTGCGCGAGCACTTCACGGCCATCGAGCAGACGAGCGCCGTCCAGAAGGTGCGCAAAAGCACATATGAACTCGTCGAGTTCCTGCACGACGTCTTGCAGGTGCGTGACTTTCCGTGGGCCGAGTTCCCGCATCGCGTCGGCCTGCACAACAGTTGCAGCGCGGTGCGGCATCTGCGCGAGACGTCGAACTCGGAAGTCGCGGGCACGCCGTATTCGAAGCCGCGCGCCTTGCTGGAACGCGTGAAGGGCATCGAGTTCGTCTCGCCCGCGCGGCCCGATGAATGCTGCGGCTTCGGCGGCACGTTTTCCGTCACCGAAGAGGCCGTGTCCGTGCGCATGGGGCAGGACAAGGTGCGAGATCACATCGGCGCGGGCGCGGAGTACATCGTCTCGGGCGACATGTCGTGTCTCATGCATCAGCAGGGCTGCGCCGAGCGCATGAAGCTCGACGCGAAGTTCATCCACATTGCGCAGGTTCTGAACGGAGCGCGGGCATGA
- the lpxO gene encoding lipid A hydroxylase LpxO, protein MRWLILMLFIACAAYTHWRGKVRHGFFRQLSDHSTFMSPVNGFVYLFSRVPSTPYLHPSLFPDLAPIKAHWQTIRDEALALHEASKIQAAGAYNDIGFNSFFRRGWRRFYLKWYDRPHPSAVAVCPKTLSILQNIPSVKAAMFAMLPPGGTLTLHRDPYAGSLRYHLGLVTPNDDGCAIVVDGERYSWRDGEEVVFDETYLHWAENTTDKDRIILFCDIERPMKYRWAQAVNNAVGGFLMRAAASPNETGDRTGGLNRAFKYLYSIRLVGKRLKAWNRTVYYIVKWLLFGGIAVAIFWRY, encoded by the coding sequence ATGCGGTGGCTGATTCTCATGCTGTTTATCGCGTGTGCCGCGTACACGCACTGGCGGGGCAAGGTCCGCCACGGTTTCTTCCGGCAGCTGTCCGATCATTCGACGTTCATGTCGCCGGTGAACGGCTTCGTGTATCTCTTCTCGCGCGTGCCGTCCACGCCGTACCTTCACCCTTCCCTGTTTCCGGATCTCGCCCCGATCAAGGCGCACTGGCAGACGATTCGCGACGAAGCCCTCGCCTTGCACGAAGCAAGCAAGATTCAGGCGGCCGGCGCCTACAACGACATCGGCTTCAACTCGTTTTTCCGGCGCGGCTGGCGGCGCTTTTATCTCAAGTGGTATGACCGGCCCCATCCGTCGGCGGTCGCGGTCTGCCCGAAGACGCTCTCGATTCTGCAAAACATCCCGAGCGTCAAAGCCGCAATGTTTGCGATGCTGCCGCCCGGCGGGACGCTCACGCTGCATCGCGATCCGTATGCCGGGTCGCTGCGTTATCACCTCGGGCTTGTGACGCCGAACGACGACGGCTGCGCGATCGTCGTGGACGGCGAGCGCTACTCGTGGCGCGACGGCGAGGAAGTCGTCTTCGACGAAACCTATCTGCACTGGGCCGAGAACACGACGGACAAAGACCGCATCATTCTGTTCTGCGACATCGAGCGGCCGATGAAATACCGCTGGGCACAGGCGGTGAACAACGCAGTCGGCGGCTTTCTGATGCGCGCGGCGGCCTCGCCGAACGAAACCGGCGACCGCACCGGCGGCCTGAATCGCGCGTTCAAGTATCTCTATTCGATCCGGCTCGTCGGCAAGCGGCTGAAGGCGTGGAACCGGACCGTGTATTACATCGTGAAGTGGCTGCTGTTCGGCGGCATCGCGGTCGCAATCTTCTGGCGCTACTGA
- a CDS encoding sodium:proton antiporter: MPRFVWGFLLSLCAISDASAAALDGASLSAAWGVPFIGILLSIAVFPLVAGKVWHHHFGKIAAAWALAFLVPFAFAFGIGTAFGVLVHAMVEEYVPFIILLAALYTVAGGICVRGNLHGSPRVNTALLALGTALASIMGTTGAAMLLIRPLLRANDNRKHVAHVVVFFIFLVANAGGSLSPLGDPPLFLGFLNGVDFFWTTQHLALPTLFVCGVLLALFYALDSYFWRGKGESRRPFLDPTPDTPTLGVDGMINFVLLAVIIGLVLMSGLWKPGVAFDVFGTHVALQNVVRDAALVLVLLASLALTPKRARAGNAFDWAPMIEVAKLFAAIFVTIAPVITILRAGEAGAFAGIVRAVSDANGEPAHLAYFWATGLLSSFLDNAPTYLVFFNLAGGDADTLMTTGATTLAAISAGAVFMGANSYIGNAPNFMVKAIAESRGVRMPGFFGYLGWSCVVLLPLFAVTGWLFF; encoded by the coding sequence GTGCCGCGTTTCGTTTGGGGCTTTCTGCTATCGCTTTGCGCGATCTCTGACGCTTCGGCCGCCGCGCTCGACGGCGCGTCCCTGTCAGCGGCGTGGGGCGTTCCATTCATCGGCATCCTGCTGTCCATCGCGGTGTTTCCGCTCGTCGCCGGCAAAGTGTGGCATCACCATTTCGGCAAGATCGCGGCGGCCTGGGCGCTGGCGTTCCTCGTGCCGTTCGCGTTCGCGTTCGGCATCGGCACGGCGTTCGGCGTGCTCGTTCACGCGATGGTCGAAGAGTACGTGCCGTTCATCATCTTGCTCGCCGCGCTCTATACGGTAGCGGGCGGCATCTGCGTGCGCGGCAATCTGCACGGCTCGCCGCGCGTCAACACCGCGTTGCTCGCGCTCGGCACCGCGCTTGCCAGCATCATGGGAACGACGGGCGCGGCCATGCTGCTGATTCGTCCGCTCTTACGGGCCAACGACAATCGCAAGCATGTCGCGCATGTCGTGGTGTTCTTCATCTTTCTGGTGGCGAATGCGGGTGGCTCGCTGTCACCGCTCGGCGATCCACCGCTCTTTCTCGGCTTTCTGAACGGCGTCGATTTCTTCTGGACGACGCAGCATCTCGCACTGCCGACGCTCTTCGTCTGCGGCGTACTGCTCGCGCTTTTCTACGCGCTCGACAGCTACTTCTGGCGCGGCAAAGGCGAGTCGCGGCGGCCGTTTCTCGATCCGACGCCGGACACGCCCACGCTCGGCGTCGACGGCATGATCAATTTCGTACTGCTCGCCGTGATCATCGGGCTCGTGCTGATGAGCGGCTTGTGGAAGCCGGGCGTCGCATTCGATGTATTCGGCACGCACGTCGCATTGCAGAACGTCGTGCGCGATGCGGCGCTGGTGCTCGTGCTCCTTGCCTCGCTCGCGCTCACGCCCAAGCGCGCCCGCGCGGGCAACGCATTCGACTGGGCGCCGATGATCGAAGTCGCCAAGCTCTTCGCGGCGATTTTCGTCACCATCGCTCCGGTCATCACCATCCTGCGCGCCGGCGAGGCGGGCGCGTTTGCCGGGATCGTGCGCGCGGTATCGGATGCGAACGGCGAGCCTGCTCATCTGGCCTATTTCTGGGCGACCGGGCTGCTCTCGTCGTTCCTCGACAATGCGCCGACTTACCTCGTCTTCTTTAACCTCGCGGGCGGCGACGCAGACACGCTGATGACCACGGGCGCCACGACGCTCGCCGCCATCTCGGCGGGCGCGGTCTTCATGGGCGCGAATTCGTATATCGGCAATGCGCCGAATTTCATGGTGAAGGCGATCGCGGAATCGCGCGGCGTGCGCATGCCGGGTTTCTTCGGTTACCTCGGCTGGTCATGCGTCGTGCTGTTGCCGCTTTTCGCCGTCACCGGCTGGCTATTTTTCTAG
- a CDS encoding lactate utilization protein B, whose amino-acid sequence MTKTVRIDHAKAAGAFLQKADHVAFHDKRLWDLRSKRDAQAHGIPEWETLRSLASGIKEHTLSHLADYLAQFADQAEKNGVVVHFAADAEEHNALVYKLMSERGMTTLVKSKSMLTDECYMRDYLEPRGITVMETDLGERIQQLDHQDPSHMVVPAVHKLRADVAELFGKTIGTDPKNSDIHYLAESQRMNTRPYFVREKTAGMTGCNFAVAETGTVVVCTNEGNADLSANVPPLHIASIGIEKLIPTIADLGVFVRMLSRSALGSPITQYTSHFRAPRPGTEMHFILVDNGRSERLALEDFWYSLKCIRCGACMNTCPVYRRSGGLSYGGTYSGPIGAIINPTYDLKRYSSLPFASTLNGSCTNVCPTKVNIHEQIYKWRAVIAERHEVPFVKQEVLKMAGRLLASPTLYRATVASLGGALKRLPNFVLYNPLNIWGRGRDLPEAPAETFHEWYKKNRKPAK is encoded by the coding sequence ATGACGAAGACCGTTCGCATCGATCACGCGAAGGCTGCAGGCGCGTTCCTGCAGAAAGCCGACCACGTCGCGTTCCACGACAAGCGTCTCTGGGACTTGCGCAGCAAGCGCGACGCGCAGGCGCACGGCATTCCCGAGTGGGAAACGCTGCGCAGTCTGGCATCGGGCATCAAGGAACACACGCTGTCCCATCTCGCGGATTACCTCGCGCAGTTCGCGGATCAGGCCGAGAAAAACGGCGTCGTCGTGCATTTCGCGGCGGACGCGGAAGAGCACAACGCGCTCGTCTACAAGCTGATGAGCGAGCGCGGCATGACCACGCTCGTCAAAAGCAAGTCGATGCTGACCGACGAGTGCTACATGCGCGACTATCTGGAGCCGCGCGGCATCACGGTGATGGAGACCGATCTGGGCGAGCGCATTCAGCAGCTCGATCATCAGGACCCGAGCCATATGGTCGTGCCGGCCGTCCACAAGCTGCGCGCGGACGTGGCGGAACTCTTCGGCAAGACCATCGGCACCGATCCGAAGAACAGCGACATCCACTATCTGGCGGAAAGCCAGCGCATGAACACGCGGCCGTACTTCGTGCGCGAAAAGACGGCGGGCATGACGGGCTGCAACTTCGCGGTCGCGGAGACGGGCACGGTCGTCGTCTGCACGAACGAGGGCAACGCGGATCTCTCCGCGAACGTTCCGCCGCTGCATATCGCGTCCATCGGCATCGAGAAGCTGATTCCGACCATCGCCGATCTCGGCGTGTTCGTGCGCATGCTCTCGCGCAGCGCGCTCGGCTCGCCCATCACGCAGTACACGTCGCACTTTCGCGCGCCGCGGCCGGGCACGGAGATGCACTTCATCCTCGTCGACAACGGACGCTCGGAGCGGCTCGCGCTCGAAGACTTCTGGTATTCGCTCAAGTGCATCCGCTGCGGCGCGTGCATGAACACGTGTCCGGTGTATCGGCGAAGCGGCGGGCTGTCGTATGGCGGCACGTACTCCGGGCCAATTGGCGCGATCATCAACCCGACTTACGACCTGAAGCGCTACAGCAGTCTGCCGTTCGCCTCGACGCTCAACGGCAGTTGCACGAACGTGTGCCCGACGAAGGTCAACATTCACGAGCAGATCTACAAGTGGCGCGCCGTGATCGCGGAGCGCCACGAAGTGCCGTTCGTGAAGCAGGAAGTGCTAAAGATGGCGGGGCGTCTGCTCGCGAGCCCGACGCTTTATCGCGCGACGGTCGCGTCGCTCGGCGGCGCGTTGAAGCGGCTGCCGAACTTCGTGCTGTACAACCCGCTCAACATCTGGGGCCGCGGGCGCGACTTGCCCGAAGCGCCGGCCGAGACCTTTCACGAGTGGTACAAGAAAAACCGGAAGCCCGCCAAATGA
- the fdxA gene encoding ferredoxin FdxA, whose translation MTHVVTESCIKCRYTDCVDVCPVDCFREGPNFLAIDPDECIDCAVCVAECPVNAIYAEEDVPGDQQQFIELNADLARNWPSITKTKAPLPEADEFKDVKDKLNLLER comes from the coding sequence ATGACTCACGTTGTGACCGAAAGCTGCATCAAGTGCCGCTACACCGACTGTGTGGATGTGTGCCCGGTGGATTGCTTCCGTGAAGGTCCCAACTTTCTCGCGATCGATCCGGACGAGTGCATCGACTGCGCCGTGTGCGTGGCCGAATGCCCGGTGAATGCCATTTACGCCGAAGAAGACGTGCCCGGCGATCAGCAGCAGTTCATCGAACTGAATGCGGATCTCGCGCGCAACTGGCCGAGCATCACAAAGACGAAGGCGCCGCTGCCCGAAGCCGACGAATTCAAGGACGTGAAGGACAAACTGAATCTGCTCGAGCGTTGA
- a CDS encoding lactate utilization protein C produces the protein MDTSAARRNILARIRSAQGRKGAPTEAERAAVDEYLARHPAGPRPPLPATRDELIARFRLEAERLSTSVAEAEALADAPAEAARYLDALGLSRDVVAWPALADLPWMQAGIAASLRKPVDADLVGITGCFCAAAETGSIVLLSGPETPASGALLPQTHIAIVPASRIVAAHEDAFALMRAERGELPRAVNFVSGPSRTGDIEQTIVLGAHGPYRVHAIIVRGA, from the coding sequence ATGGACACATCGGCCGCGCGCCGCAACATTCTCGCGCGCATTCGCAGCGCGCAGGGCAGGAAAGGCGCGCCGACCGAGGCCGAGCGTGCCGCCGTCGACGAGTATCTCGCGCGGCATCCCGCCGGTCCGCGTCCGCCGCTTCCCGCCACGCGCGACGAACTGATCGCGCGTTTTCGTCTGGAAGCGGAGCGACTCTCGACGAGCGTCGCCGAAGCCGAGGCGCTCGCCGACGCCCCTGCCGAAGCCGCCCGCTATCTCGACGCGCTCGGTCTGTCGCGCGATGTCGTCGCGTGGCCCGCGCTCGCTGATTTGCCGTGGATGCAAGCGGGCATCGCGGCGTCGCTGCGCAAGCCCGTCGATGCGGACCTCGTCGGCATCACCGGCTGCTTTTGCGCGGCTGCGGAGACCGGCTCCATTGTGCTGCTGTCGGGACCGGAGACGCCCGCGTCCGGCGCGCTTCTGCCGCAGACGCACATCGCCATCGTGCCGGCGTCGCGCATCGTCGCCGCGCACGAAGACGCCTTCGCGCTGATGCGCGCGGAGCGGGGCGAGTTGCCGCGCGCCGTGAACTTCGTGTCGGGGCCGTCCCGCACCGGCGATATCGAACAGACCATCGTGCTCGGCGCGCATGGCCCGTATCGTGTCCACGCCATCATCGTGCGGGGAGCGTAG
- a CDS encoding FadR/GntR family transcriptional regulator, protein MTFQPVHSHAYARVRLSDVVSGQIRQLISNGTLLPGQRLPAERDLAEQLNVSRPSLREALIRLESDGFIRAAGRGGFVVSDVTAPLVSHPLAALLEQQPDASADVLELRHGLETLATAYAAERATDADLVRIAAAFDALQAAVEQRSTRIAEKDAAFHLAIADATHNIALTHVMHGLNEVMRESMLTSHRLVDYDDAVEADLLAQHRAMLDAIVARDPARARDCAGAHLDYVRALYRDRPAEKSRDGVSHDGMTNS, encoded by the coding sequence ATGACCTTCCAGCCCGTCCACTCGCACGCCTACGCCCGCGTGCGCCTCTCCGATGTCGTGTCCGGCCAGATTCGTCAACTGATCTCGAACGGCACCCTGCTGCCCGGCCAGCGCCTGCCTGCCGAGCGCGATCTCGCGGAGCAGCTGAACGTGTCGCGGCCGTCGCTGCGCGAAGCGCTCATTCGTCTCGAATCGGACGGATTCATTCGCGCGGCGGGGCGCGGCGGCTTCGTCGTGTCGGACGTGACGGCGCCGCTCGTGTCGCATCCGCTCGCCGCACTGCTCGAACAGCAGCCCGACGCGAGCGCCGACGTGCTCGAACTGCGTCACGGCTTAGAGACGCTCGCCACGGCCTACGCCGCCGAGCGCGCGACCGACGCCGATCTCGTGCGCATTGCCGCCGCGTTCGATGCACTGCAAGCCGCCGTCGAGCAAAGAAGCACGCGCATCGCGGAAAAAGACGCCGCCTTCCATCTCGCCATTGCCGATGCGACGCACAACATCGCGCTGACGCACGTGATGCACGGCCTGAACGAAGTGATGCGCGAGTCGATGCTCACGTCGCATCGCCTCGTCGATTACGACGACGCCGTGGAGGCCGACCTGCTGGCGCAGCATCGGGCGATGCTCGATGCCATCGTGGCGCGCGATCCGGCCCGCGCGCGCGACTGCGCGGGCGCGCATCTGGACTACGTGCGCGCGCTGTATCGCGACCGGCCGGCGGAGAAATCGCGCGACGGCGTATCTCATGATGGCATGACGAATTCGTAA
- a CDS encoding LUD domain-containing protein — protein sequence MTTRDAFLAKIRAAQPAARPRPELPIFPSPEGDLQTRFIAALTAMGGTTAHAHSLDEVKEMIAARFGADAVVASAVPGIEGTRVLTPDTAPASLQDVDVGVVRGRFGVAETGSVWFSEDEYVVNSIGYLVQHLVVLLDPAQLVDGLQQVYRRPDFQSARYAVLVTGPSATADIEGVLIRGAQGVRSLTVVWIQ from the coding sequence ATGACGACCCGCGATGCCTTTCTCGCAAAGATTCGCGCCGCGCAGCCCGCAGCGCGTCCGCGCCCCGAACTGCCGATTTTCCCGTCGCCCGAAGGCGATCTGCAGACGCGCTTCATCGCCGCGCTGACCGCGATGGGCGGTACCACAGCGCACGCGCACAGCCTCGACGAAGTGAAGGAGATGATTGCCGCGCGTTTCGGTGCGGATGCGGTTGTGGCGTCTGCCGTGCCGGGTATCGAAGGCACGCGTGTGCTCACGCCGGATACGGCCCCGGCCTCGCTGCAAGATGTCGATGTGGGCGTCGTGCGCGGGCGCTTCGGTGTCGCGGAGACGGGGTCCGTCTGGTTCAGCGAAGACGAGTACGTCGTCAATTCGATCGGCTATCTCGTGCAGCATCTCGTCGTGCTGCTCGATCCCGCGCAACTCGTCGACGGCTTGCAGCAGGTGTATCGACGGCCCGACTTCCAGTCGGCGCGCTATGCCGTGCTGGTGACGGGCCCGTCCGCGACGGCGGATATCGAAGGCGTGCTGATTCGCGGCGCGCAGGGCGTGCGCTCGCTGACCGTCGTGTGGATTCAGTAG